The following proteins come from a genomic window of Calorimonas adulescens:
- a CDS encoding SurA N-terminal domain-containing protein: MKRKTIVFMIVIAVVLITAVAVWGINEWLYTGQKVKEISQNKSTEVVARVGNVEITKNDVDQMMVLYDLQEVQYQKTADETKNKGVPVPPKPSWDADSALQKMIDDELLYQEAKSKGYEVSMEEAQKYADQTRETIQKIVDGEIDTPNRDEMIAAYDNLKEFIKGMGMTEDEYWQPLVPEYQKALAIGKLRKEILSSIPAEKRIDTEYIDSYMKSYIDKLKSKYKVEIIN; this comes from the coding sequence GTGAAGAGAAAAACAATCGTATTTATGATAGTAATTGCAGTGGTGCTTATAACAGCGGTTGCTGTTTGGGGTATTAATGAATGGTTGTACACAGGACAGAAGGTAAAGGAAATCTCACAAAATAAAAGCACAGAAGTTGTTGCAAGGGTAGGGAATGTGGAAATAACAAAAAATGATGTGGATCAAATGATGGTGTTATACGACCTGCAGGAAGTGCAATATCAGAAGACGGCAGATGAAACTAAAAATAAAGGTGTACCAGTGCCACCAAAACCGTCATGGGATGCTGACAGTGCCCTGCAGAAAATGATTGACGATGAGTTACTATATCAGGAGGCAAAGAGTAAGGGTTATGAAGTGAGCATGGAAGAAGCACAAAAATATGCAGACCAGACAAGAGAGACGATACAAAAAATCGTGGACGGTGAAATAGACACACCAAATAGGGATGAGATGATAGCGGCTTACGACAACCTGAAGGAATTTATAAAAGGTATGGGTATGACCGAGGATGAATACTGGCAGCCACTTGTGCCGGAATATCAGAAGGCACTTGCCATAGGCAAATTAAGGAAGGAGATATTATCGAGTATTCCGGCGGAAAAAAGGATTGACACTGAGTATATCGATTCTTATATGAAGAGTTATATAGACAAACTAAAGAGCAAGTATAAAGTGGAGATAATAAATTAA
- a CDS encoding copper amine oxidase N-terminal domain-containing protein encodes MKKKIAIVLTLVLTFMAGAAFASASIKLTLNGKEIKTDVQPRMVNNRLLVPVRAAAEATGSAVDWDPKTSTVGIITPENIWDDPFPFEGNYSDRDTGFTKALGILNLYLATYTGSYITVGLPPYSSYVYPITDESTGAPGEHVEGTGAPGDYIPKYEILDARVIGGSKDEPIFEFAVRMWRHSQGDPEGVYDVFVISYIVGFVNNEANHNQGYYVTGQRNIDSKYLKNIVYGHQIKYDPWALSH; translated from the coding sequence GTGAAGAAGAAAATTGCTATTGTACTGACACTGGTTCTTACATTCATGGCAGGGGCAGCATTTGCATCAGCTTCTATCAAGCTTACCTTAAACGGCAAAGAGATAAAGACTGATGTGCAGCCGCGTATGGTAAACAACCGCCTACTTGTACCTGTGAGGGCTGCAGCAGAAGCTACGGGAAGCGCAGTAGACTGGGATCCAAAAACATCTACAGTAGGCATAATTACTCCTGAAAATATATGGGATGACCCATTCCCATTCGAAGGCAACTATAGTGATAGAGATACAGGTTTTACCAAAGCATTGGGCATATTAAACCTATATCTTGCAACATATACAGGGAGTTATATTACTGTTGGTCTCCCACCATATAGTAGTTATGTATACCCTATTACTGATGAGTCAACTGGTGCACCGGGGGAGCATGTAGAGGGGACTGGTGCACCGGGGGACTATATACCCAAATACGAGATACTTGATGCGAGAGTAATAGGAGGCTCAAAAGATGAGCCCATATTCGAATTTGCAGTCAGGATGTGGAGGCATTCACAAGGAGACCCTGAAGGAGTTTATGATGTTTTTGTAATATCCTACATTGTAGGGTTTGTAAATAATGAGGCAAATCACAACCAAGGATACTATGTGACTGGACAACGTAATATAGACAGTAAATATCTGAAGAATATTGTCTACGGTCATCAAATAAAATACGACCCGTGGGCACTATCACATTAA